In a genomic window of Candidatus Poribacteria bacterium:
- a CDS encoding type II toxin-antitoxin system HicB family antitoxin yields MFTAYIAKEGSWWIGWVQGVAGVNCMEKTKKKLLDSLKEELPEMLELNPDVYIDDDPEPHFRSVTIEL; encoded by the coding sequence ATCTTTACAGCATACATCGCCAAAGAAGGAAGCTGGTGGATCGGTTGGGTACAAGGGGTCGCGGGAGTTAATTGCATGGAAAAGACCAAGAAGAAACTTCTAGATTCACTCAAGGAGGAATTACCCGAAATGCTTGAGTTAAATCCAGATGTTTACATTGACGACGACCCCGAACCTCACTTCAGGTCCGTAACAATCGAACTATGA
- a CDS encoding type II toxin-antitoxin system HicA family toxin, giving the protein MKLRDLKQHLTEYQCYFVREGGNHTIWGSPHSNVYAKIPRHRNIAKGTVHKICKELNIPNPKSLT; this is encoded by the coding sequence ATGAAACTAAGAGACCTGAAGCAACACCTAACAGAGTACCAATGTTACTTTGTTAGGGAAGGAGGCAACCATACAATATGGGGTAGTCCACACTCTAACGTTTATGCCAAAATCCCTAGACATAGAAACATTGCTAAAGGAACAGTCCACAAAATCTGCAAAGAGCTAAACATTCCCAACCCTAAATCACTGACATAA